One Chryseobacterium sp. StRB126 genomic region harbors:
- a CDS encoding SMUG2 DNA glycosylase family protein — protein MNKTFAEQVIEFNENLTYLGSLPNGFEVLNPYLDNPETMQVMQKFYHKYYNDSNKRKLIIGINPSRHGAGVTGVPFTDTKRLESVCGIEMKSAHTHEVSSVFMYDMIADYGGADLFYKDIYINSPFPLAIVRKTKNGSLNANYYDDKDLFQDVKDFMIDSLKKHISLNLDTSEVFVLGKKNAEFISKINKETQLFDTMTVLEHPRYIQQYKSKEKQLYIDKYILALKDKNQ, from the coding sequence ATGAATAAAACTTTTGCAGAACAGGTTATTGAATTCAATGAAAACCTTACCTACTTAGGAAGCCTTCCCAATGGTTTTGAAGTATTGAATCCGTATCTGGATAATCCGGAGACAATGCAGGTGATGCAAAAGTTTTATCACAAATATTATAATGACTCCAACAAAAGAAAATTGATTATTGGAATTAATCCCAGCCGCCATGGAGCGGGCGTAACAGGAGTTCCGTTTACAGATACCAAGAGGCTTGAAAGTGTATGTGGAATAGAAATGAAATCTGCCCATACCCATGAAGTTTCCTCCGTGTTTATGTATGATATGATAGCAGACTATGGAGGTGCAGATCTGTTTTATAAAGATATTTATATCAACTCACCATTTCCTTTAGCCATTGTCAGAAAGACAAAGAATGGATCGCTCAATGCCAATTATTATGATGATAAAGATCTTTTTCAGGATGTGAAAGACTTTATGATTGATTCATTAAAAAAGCATATCAGCCTGAATCTGGATACCTCAGAAGTCTTTGTTTTAGGTAAAAAGAATGCCGAATTTATTTCAAAAATCAATAAAGAAACTCAACTTTTCGATACAATGACTGTTCTGGAACATCCACGGTATATCCAGCAATACAAATCAAAAGAGAAACAGCTTTATATCGATAAATATATTTTAGCATTAAAAGATAAAAACCAGTAA
- a CDS encoding bacteriocin-like protein, with translation MKNLKKLSRNELRSLKGAGPIWNCTPHSCPPGVCCIPGRWPNLGAACVICASS, from the coding sequence ATGAAAAACTTAAAAAAACTTTCAAGAAATGAATTGAGATCTCTTAAAGGAGCAGGACCAATATGGAATTGTACTCCTCATTCTTGTCCTCCGGGAGTTTGTTGTATTCCTGGAAGATGGCCAAACCTTGGAGCTGCATGTGTTATATGTGCAAGTTCTTAG
- a CDS encoding DUF4241 domain-containing protein: MNESWMQKWEEIKDKLISPVDIETYFTSDEIMDQKMEVMEIGNVSLPSGKVVVRDPLVYLNQKEQPFFVETPKGNFPVTIAVVKLEDWGDRYAAAKVEFTKEKPVLYREALIGLENIDDTNEDAFFGFNVDAGLACITDPEVVPHVDKFIEELDVENIYDDYFAELFAKSYKENPRNQRDLGDWINWTVPNTEYQIPIFASGIGDGVYPVYFAYDEQNKLCGLYIHFIDIELELSEYDEDEEEEDEDSDQPDNFVFLK; this comes from the coding sequence ATGAATGAAAGCTGGATGCAAAAATGGGAAGAGATAAAAGACAAATTGATATCTCCTGTAGATATTGAAACCTATTTTACCTCAGATGAAATCATGGATCAGAAGATGGAGGTTATGGAAATAGGAAATGTTTCCCTGCCATCAGGAAAAGTAGTCGTAAGAGATCCTCTTGTATATCTGAACCAGAAGGAACAACCTTTTTTTGTTGAGACTCCCAAAGGAAATTTTCCTGTAACCATTGCTGTGGTAAAATTGGAGGATTGGGGAGATCGGTATGCCGCTGCAAAAGTAGAGTTTACTAAAGAAAAGCCTGTTCTTTACAGAGAAGCATTAATTGGCCTTGAAAATATTGACGATACTAATGAGGATGCTTTTTTCGGGTTTAATGTAGATGCTGGTTTAGCTTGTATTACCGATCCTGAAGTGGTACCTCATGTGGATAAATTTATTGAAGAACTGGATGTAGAGAATATTTACGATGACTATTTTGCTGAACTTTTTGCAAAAAGCTATAAAGAAAATCCAAGAAACCAAAGAGACCTGGGTGACTGGATTAATTGGACAGTTCCTAATACAGAATATCAGATCCCAATATTTGCAAGTGGAATAGGAGATGGAGTGTATCCTGTTTACTTTGCCTATGATGAACAGAACAAATTATGTGGATTATATATTCATTTTATTGATATTGAATTAGAGCTGTCAGAATATGATGAAGACGAGGAGGAAGAAGATGAAGATTCAGATCAGCCGGATAATTTTGTTTTTCTAAAATAG